The nucleotide sequence GTAGCACAGGGCAAGGCAGCCTTCGTTTGTTTGCCCACTGTTGTTACACAATTTCAGTAACACCCTTTGCTATCCACCTTTTCACAACTGCACACCTCTCGTAAGGCAGCCTTTGCTTGCTTGCCCACTGTTCTTGCACAATTTCAGAAACACGCTTTGCTCTCCTCCTTTTCACACTTGCacacctcctctctctctcgtgcTTGCTGTGCTGGTTGGATTTCTTCCAGGTTACCCCAAGAAATGTAGAATATATACCAGTTACCACCACCCACTGACCCACAggattagctcctcctcttttctGCAAAGCTGAAGAAAGAAACCCAGCAGCAGCACAAGAATAATAACAAGAATAATAACAACCCCTGCCTGCCTGTGTTGCTTGCTACCCTGACCTGACCTGGCCTAGGAGAAGGAAAAGAGGAGTTGGTTGGTGTTGGGGGCATCAAATCTTTTAGGGTCAGGGTCTCAGGGCGGCAGCACTCTCAGGGAGGAGCAAATCGATTTCtgcaaaagaaagaacaaaaacaGAACGGGTGGGTAAATCTCACAATTTTTCGTTGCCGCAAGTTCTTGGATCTGAACAAgcctggcaaaaaaaaaaaaaggcacggCTGGGATGGGACGATGAGGACGATGACGATTCTGATATGAACGATTGAACTGGCCCTCTCACATCAGCTCAGCTGACGGATCTGTCCGTGCAAAAATTGCCGGTaaatctcctctcttccttgctccTCCTCCCTCAGCCGTTTGGACTGGGTGGGGGATCTTGTCGTTCTTGAttctagctgctgctgctgttgttcCCTTTTACTTTTCCGTGTATACGCATGCTGTtcgttattatatatatatatatatatatatatgtatatatatgtttttCTCTTTGGAGGATAGGAAGACGAGAGTTCGTTTGCAGCCGATCCGAAGGTTAGAGCGACATGTGATGCAGATTCGTTGATCGGTGTTCTAAAATTCGTCGTTGGACGGCCGTACAGATCTGTTGCGGCTCGATTGCGTGTAGCTGTTCATAGCAGGGAACTAGGGATTAGCGCTGGAAAATTTGGGGAAAGCAAAGTGCCCTGCTTCAAGTTCAATCCAACCAGGCGATAGGGCTCTCCAGAGGATTCAGAGCCAGATCCGTTCCGTATGTGTCTGCCTTGTCTTCTTCAAATCATGGTGGATTTGGTTTTATTCGTTGGATTTTTCGTTTCGTGATTTCGCAGCGTGGGGTGCGGATTCTCTGCTGGTACCATCTCTTTCCTTTTCGTCGTGCCCTGTTGGCTACCCTGTTTGAGTTTCTGTTTGACCGGATAGCTCAGAAAAACATGAACATCCGAATCCGATTGGGCGTTTGGATCAGACCGCTCTTGAATTTGCTTCTCCTTCTTTTTTATTTGTGCTTTGTTTGGTGGCATTCGAGTCAGATCTGCCTGCGTGCTGTTTGATCTGATCGATTTTTCTGCATTTTGGTTGCCCAACTTGCTTTGGGACTAAAACAAAAGGCCCTGTTGATGTTTGATTgatttcaaaaaagaaaaaaaaaacgcagAGGTCTCGACTCCTGCATTTTCCCTGCGTGGTCTCTTCTGATTTGCGTCCAGAGGACAGAGATTCAGAGGTTCATTTCCAATTTCCATGTCCCTCCGCTATTCATTCGCAAACCTAGTGTAAATCAAATCGTTCGTCGATGAGGGAGGGGATTTGGGCGGATGAGGAGAGGAGAAAAGATGCGTGTGCGGTGTGCGTGCTCTCAATCCGTGTCCGTGTGCCGGGACAGCGATGCGTGCGAGGAAGACCCCGCGCTCCAATCAGCTGGCGCCACGTCGCCCTCGCATTGGGCCTTTTGCCTCGCGGGCTGACTGGGCCGGCTAATGTTAAGAGAGACGGGGTCCTGTGTGGGCCGGCTATTCCAGGCCATCTGGGCATCTGGCCCATCCATCCACGTGACGGAGACTTCTCGTTTCCCCTTTCGCCCTCTCCGTTCCCGCGGCCGCTTCTGCTCGgtgctccctctcccttccctcccCCGTGGAGGCGTGTACGGCATGGGGTTGGGGGAGCCCCACGACAGGGTGCGGGGCCCGTGGAGGTCGTGGCTGGCGTGGCCCCGTGCGATTATTGTTCGTGGCTGGTTGTTCCCTCTCCCTAGTCCCTTCCCGCGTGTTTTCAGTGGTGGCCTTGCTCAGTTGTCACTCCAGCGATTTCCTGCATCAGAGGGGCATTCTGTCCACGCAGGGTGCAGAAATGGCCGAGTTGGGTGCGCTTGTGCTGGGATTTGTGCCCCGTTGCCAGTTATGGTCTTGCGGAGTAAGGAGCAATAGATGTCTTGTACTTTCATATGATTTCTCTACATTCTACTGTCTGTGGCCTGCTGCACTGTAGTGGCTTTTGTTTTGAAGATGAGTGACTCAGTGTAAGTATGACGGTGTGGCAAATGCAGTTGAGCTGTACCCTGTCTGCAGTTAACACAACATGCAAAAACGTTGCATCATTTCAATGATTTGGTTTGGAACAATATGAATGTGATAATGTTCCCTACTGTAATTTGCGTATATACCTATATTGAGGTTTATTGGTTGCCTTGGTAGGTTAACAGTAGGTACTTGTATACGTTTAGCTCTTTTGCCTGTCATAACCATCTTACTTTGACACTGTATCTTTTGGTTTGCTGATCAAAGTTTCTTCTTTTGATGCAGTAATGATGGGAACAGAGTGTATCATGGCCACACTCAGCGGGGATCCTGAACCCTCAATTCCTCCTGGATTCGGACCTTTCGTTGCCCTCGCATCACAGGGCATCCAAAACAATGTCAAACCAAGTGATGCTCATTCTAGTTCTGCTCAAGCAGCGCAGTGCATGGAGAAAGATGTCCAAATTCTGGAACATGGTTCGGCACATGGCCGGAGTGGCACTCCTGCTAGTACTTCTGGGACCCATAGTTGCAGGAGGTCACTTCGGAACAGGCCTCCAATAGACTATAGCCAGTTCGACCTTATCTCGGACGAAGAATCTGATGTTGAATCAGCAGAAAAGGTTTCACTTGTGTATCCTTATTTTTTGTACATGTGCGATTACCTGAATACATGTGACATGGTTCTGTTTTCTTGACAGGGAGTGGGATCAGTGAGACGCAGACGACAATTACCGAAAGGAGTACTTCGGGGATGTGCAGAATGTACTGATTGTCAAAAGGTTTGTGTAACTATGCTAAATTGCTGAGTTACTTCCAGGAAGATGTTTTTTTTGTCAGCTTATGCACATCACATCATGCAGGTTGTTGCAAGATGGAATCCATCTGGTGCAAGGAGGCCTGTTCTTGACGAAGCTCCTGTTTTCTATCCGTCCGAAGAGGTATCTTATGTTTATCACACTGTGCTGTAGTATGAAAGTACTTAGTTTATTTTTCACTAATCTCATGGTACCCTCTTGTGGATCAGGAATTCAAGGATACCTTAAAATACATTGAGAGTATACGGTCTATGGCAGAACCATATGGAATTTGTCGTATTGTCCCACCACCTTCATGGAAACCTCCATGCCTTCTTAAAGGGAAGAACATATGGGAATGCTCAAAATTTTCTACTCGGGTCCAGAAGGTTGACAAGCTCCAAAACCGTAAATCATCCAAGAAGACCAGAAGAGGTGGGATGATGAAGAAGCGGAGAAAGCTTTTAGAGCTGGAAGATAACAGTAACATTAATCACAATCAAACTGGGATGCAGCAAAACCAAGAGAGGTTTGGATTTGAACCTGGACCTGAGTTCACACTTCGGACATTTAAGAAGTACGCGGATGACTTCAGTGAACAGTATTTTAAGAAAGAAGTGTATGGGGACTCATTGCCATCAGTCGAAGACATTGAAGGCGAGTATTGGCGCATAGTCGAAAAGCCTACTGAAGAGATAGAGGTACCAGACTTCTACTATCATGGAGTATCTATGTCGTTTGCAATTCGTAGCTCTGTTCAAACTTTAGAAATATGTCGTTTTAGATCTGGACTTGTTAGAGAGTTTCTGGTTTAGCTTTCCAGTGCAGCTCTGTTGTTCTGTATATGATTCCTGATTGCCTGAACATAGTCCTTGCACTTGGGCATGAGATATTTTTTGGCCTAACTATAGCATATTCGAAGTTCTAATATCTGTTTTTGACATATAGTCCGGCTATCTTCTAACTTATCAAAAAAAATTCGTTCTCATACAGGTAGTATATGGTGCCGATTTGGAGACTGGAACTTTTGGTAGTGGCTTCCCAAAGTTTTCTCCCGAAGTAAAATCTGATGTTGAGCATAAGTATGCAGAGTCTGGTTGGAATCTAAACAACTTGCCTAGACTACAAGGTTCAGTTCTATCTTTTGAGGGTGGTGACATCTCtggtgttttggtaccttgggtGTATGTTGGAATGTGCTTTTCATCATTCTGCTGGGTAAGATGCTCATTGGCATATCTACTCTTACAATTAAGATTGTTGTCATTATCCAAATTTAATATTCATGTTCTCAGATTTTACACTGCCATGTCTCTGCTGACAGCATGTTGAAGACCATCATTTGTACTCACTGAACTACATGCATTGGGGTGCTCCAAAGATGTGGTATGGAGTTCCAGGAAAGGATGCTGTGAATTTGGAGGCTGCAATGAGGAAACATCTACCTGACTTGTTTGAGGAACAACCTAATTTGCTTCACAACCTGGTAAGCGTTTCTCGCTTGACTAGTTATTTTAAACGAGGCCTTCCGGTATTCATGCATCATTAGATATTAGTTCATAGTTAACAGAACGTAGAATAGGAGCTAATTTTTTTATTGTGTCTTACGACAACGTGTCTTCCCatgtctctctccctccctcatgTGGTCCATTTATATTATGCTGTAACATCACTATAAATAGTAAACAGATTTGGTGCTGAGTAATGTTAAAAAAAGTCCTGTTCTCTCACACCTGTCTTTTTTCTGTATTAGACTTTTTTTGCCAGCAACCGAGTCACCTCTTGAAGGATCACAGTTTTCAATATATTCATGAAGTGTTCCTGTATTAAAACTAAACACTTGCATGTGTGATAAACAGTAACACCTTAACTGTACATGTGCAAGGTACATATATGGTCATCTGAATATCCAGAAACATTATGTTTTTTATTTATATGTATGATGAATATTTAGCATTATGGTATGATCGTGGCTATATGGGATTTGGCTCTGCTGTGGCATGTGATGTTTGCACGAGTTGCCTTCCTTTTGATACATATGATATGGTGGTGCATTTATAAGATGGTAACTCCTTCGCAGGTTACTCAATTTTCACCATCATTGCTTAAATCTGAAGGAGTACCAGTCTACCGATGTGTTCAGCATGAGGGAGAGTTTGTCCTAACATTCCCACGGGCATACCATGCTGGTTTCAATTGTGGCTTCAATTGTGCAGAAGCTGTTAATGTGGCACCGATAGATTGGTTACCAATTGGACAGGATGCGGTCGAGCTTTATCGTAAGCAAGCTCGTAAAATTACTGTTTCCCATGATAAGCTGTTGCTTGGGGCTGCAAGAGAAGCAATAAGAGCTCAGTGGGATATCCTGTTCCTCAAGAGAAATAGTGCTGATAACTTGAGGTGGAAAAGCATGTGTGGACTTGACAGCACCATATGCAAATCGCTTAAGGTAGGTGCCTATTGCACTATTTATAAATAATGTTTTTATTTTAAAATCAGTGAAATCTTATGTAATTTCCTCCTCAGGCAAGAATCTATATGGAGTTGGTGCAAAGACAAAATATATGCTCTCCTTCTCAATCTAGAAAAATGGATGCTGAATTTGATTCTACTGAAAGGGAGTGTGCATTGTGCTATTATGATCTGCATCTTTCTGCTTCTGGCTGTTCATGTTGCCCAGAGAAATATACTTGCCTTGTACATGCAAGGCAGCTTTGTTCATGTGACTGGGATAAAAGATTTTTCCTATTCCGTTATGATGTCAATGAGCTAAATATGCTAGCTGATGCTTTAGGTGGTAAGTTAAGTGCAATTCACAGATGGGGTGTCGCTCATCTTGGATTAAGTTTGAGCTCATGTGTCAAACGAGaaaaagaccaagattcaaagaCTCTTCGCAGAGTAACTGATGGCCCCAGAAGGTCCTACATGTCTCAGGCGTCAACAGTATCATTGGCACCTTCGTTGGTTTCCAATGAACAGAACAACAATGGAAATAAGATGCTGGACACATCTAGTTTGGAAACGGATACTTCTGGTCCTTTTTCCGAGCAAATAAAATCTGGAAATGTTTCACTACAAAAGGAGACACACATGAGGAATGAGGTATCGTGTACGCTAAACAACAGTGTCAGTCCTGAAGGCCACAAAGGCTCACAAAACTTTCCAGTTCCTTCTGGTCAGTCATTTTCTTCCTATTTTGCGACAAGGTCCTTAGGTACTTCAGGTGAATCTATGAAAAATGCATATGGCTTGGCAGTATTTGAAGGGAGTAGAGAATCTTCTCGATCTGGAGACTGTATATCTTCACTTGGTGTGCATCATAACATACCACCAATAATGGTTGATCAAGGAAGCAACATGAATCCTAGTATGGAAAGCTCAAATAATTCACATAGGTTGATGGCATCTAACACTAATGCAACTCAGTGTCACTCTTACAACGACCAAATGCACGTAACACCAGAGACTAGGGCTTGTGCTTCATCAAGTCAGCCCTTTGTGAGAACTGTTTTAAGAGCACAAAGTGTATCTCAGGAAGCATCAGCTGGTGTCTTTGCTTCAAAGCCTCTCATAAATTCTTCACTTGTGAAAAATACATATGGGGGTTTAAGTTCATGTGGTGCCCATCTTGGGCATCCAAATTTTGGTAACCAGCAACCAAGTGATGGATGCCTTCAAAGAAAATCTGAATCTTTATGTGGTTCAGAAGCTAGGGGGCATCCAGTTTCAGTGGTGCAACCTTCTCTAGAAAATCATAATAGGAATAGAGGTACACACAAGGGCCCTCGGATAGCCAACGTCGTGCATCGATTCAAGAGCTTAGTTGAACCTTTGGAAATTGGTATTGTGCTATCTGGGAGGTTGTGGTCCTCAAGCCAAGCAATCTTCCCAAAAGGTTTTTCTTTCCCTGACAATTGGCATGCCTCTATGCATCTTCCAGCTTTGTTTTAATTAGAAGAGATTTTGTTACAAGGAACTACATTTTGTAGCTTTGCATCCTTGAACGATTTTTATGTTATATGAGTAGTATTCATGGTAGGCGAATGTTCTGCTGCTGTTAATTGTTGGTTTACTACTTATCTGAGTGTCTTTACTGATATATTTGATTTTCGTCAGCAGTTTGATT is from Miscanthus floridulus cultivar M001 chromosome 7, ASM1932011v1, whole genome shotgun sequence and encodes:
- the LOC136467989 gene encoding lysine-specific demethylase JMJ703-like isoform X1, with protein sequence MMGTECIMATLSGDPEPSIPPGFGPFVALASQGIQNNVKPSDAHSSSAQAAQCMEKDVQILEHGSAHGRSGTPASTSGTHSCRRSLRNRPPIDYSQFDLISDEESDVESAEKGVGSVRRRRQLPKGVLRGCAECTDCQKVVARWNPSGARRPVLDEAPVFYPSEEEFKDTLKYIESIRSMAEPYGICRIVPPPSWKPPCLLKGKNIWECSKFSTRVQKVDKLQNRKSSKKTRRGGMMKKRRKLLELEDNSNINHNQTGMQQNQERFGFEPGPEFTLRTFKKYADDFSEQYFKKEVYGDSLPSVEDIEGEYWRIVEKPTEEIEVVYGADLETGTFGSGFPKFSPEVKSDVEHKYAESGWNLNNLPRLQGSVLSFEGGDISGVLVPWVYVGMCFSSFCWHVEDHHLYSLNYMHWGAPKMWYGVPGKDAVNLEAAMRKHLPDLFEEQPNLLHNLVTQFSPSLLKSEGVPVYRCVQHEGEFVLTFPRAYHAGFNCGFNCAEAVNVAPIDWLPIGQDAVELYRKQARKITVSHDKLLLGAAREAIRAQWDILFLKRNSADNLRWKSMCGLDSTICKSLKARIYMELVQRQNICSPSQSRKMDAEFDSTERECALCYYDLHLSASGCSCCPEKYTCLVHARQLCSCDWDKRFFLFRYDVNELNMLADALGGKLSAIHRWGVAHLGLSLSSCVKREKDQDSKTLRRVTDGPRRSYMSQASTVSLAPSLVSNEQNNNGNKMLDTSSLETDTSGPFSEQIKSGNVSLQKETHMRNEVSCTLNNSVSPEGHKGSQNFPVPSGQSFSSYFATRSLGTSGESMKNAYGLAVFEGSRESSRSGDCISSLGVHHNIPPIMVDQGSNMNPSMESSNNSHRLMASNTNATQCHSYNDQMHVTPETRACASSSQPFVRTVLRAQSVSQEASAGVFASKPLINSSLVKNTYGGLSSCGAHLGHPNFGNQQPSDGCLQRKSESLCGSEARGHPVSVVQPSLENHNRNRGTHKGPRIANVVHRFKSLVEPLEIGIVLSGRLWSSSQAIFPKACFAFVNTGFRSRVKYFSIVDPTQMAYYISEILDAGPQGPLFMVTLENCPGELFINVSPTKCWSMVRERLNMEIRRQLSMGRTNLPALQPPGSVDGFEMFGLLSPAIVQAIEARDRDHICTEYWRSRSHVVTEDRDSRPMAPSQAQGPLHALRELFQRANRNELLALRSLLVSNSSLDDFSRRQAAQILDEEMAKQWR
- the LOC136467989 gene encoding lysine-specific demethylase JMJ703-like isoform X2, yielding MMGTECIMATLSGDPEPSIPPGFGPFVALASQGIQNNVKPSDAHSSSAQAAQCMEKDVQILEHGSAHGRSGTPASTSGTHSCRRSLRNRPPIDYSQFDLISDEESDVESAEKGVGSVRRRRQLPKGVLRGCAECTDCQKVVARWNPSGARRPVLDEAPVFYPSEEEFKDTLKYIESIRSMAEPYGICRIVPPPSWKPPCLLKGKNIWECSKFSTRVQKVDKLQNRKSSKKTRRGGMMKKRRKLLELEDNSNINHNQTGMQQNQERFGFEPGPEFTLRTFKKYADDFSEQYFKKEVYGDSLPSVEDIEGEYWRIVEKPTEEIEVVYGADLETGTFGSGFPKFSPEVKSDVEHKYAESGWNLNNLPRLQGSVLSFEGGDISGVLVPWVYVGMCFSSFCWHVEDHHLYSLNYMHWGAPKMWYGVPGKDAVNLEAAMRKHLPDLFEEQPNLLHNLVTQFSPSLLKSEGVPVYRCVQHEGEFVLTFPRAYHAGFNCGFNCAEAVNVAPIDWLPIGQDAVELYRKQARKITVSHDKLLLGAAREAIRAQWDILFLKRNSADNLRWKSMCGLDSTICKSLKARIYMELVQRQNICSPSQSRKMDAEFDSTERECALCYYDLHLSASGCSCCPEKYTCLVHARQLCSCDWDKRFFLFRYDVNELNMLADALGGKLSAIHRWGVAHLGLSLSSCVKREKDQDSKTLRRVTDGPRRSYMSQASTVSLAPSLVSNEQNNNGNKMLDTSSLETDTSGPFSEQIKSGNVSLQKETHMRNEVSCTLNNSVSPEGHKGSQNFPVPSGQSFSSYFATRSLGTSGESMKNAYGLAVFEGSRESSRSGDCISSLGVHHNIPPIMVDQGSNMNPSMESSNNSHRLMASNTNATQCHSYNDQMHVTPETRACASSSQPFVRTVLRAQSVSQEASAGVFASKPLINSSLVKNTYGGLSSCGAHLGHPNFGNQQPSDGCLQRKSESLCGSEARGHPVSVVQPSLENHNRNRGTHKGPRIANVVHRFKSLVEPLEIGIVLSGRLWSSSQAIFPKGFRSRVKYFSIVDPTQMAYYISEILDAGPQGPLFMVTLENCPGELFINVSPTKCWSMVRERLNMEIRRQLSMGRTNLPALQPPGSVDGFEMFGLLSPAIVQAIEARDRDHICTEYWRSRSHVVTEDRDSRPMAPSQAQGPLHALRELFQRANRNELLALRSLLVSNSSLDDFSRRQAAQILDEEMAKQWR